Below is a window of Myxococcales bacterium DNA.
GCGGGCGCTGATGAGGTGCTGCGCCACGATCGCGACGTGCTGGCAAGCGATCTGCTCGACGTTCAAGAAATCACGGTGCGTCCGGGCGCCACCGAGACGCTGACGTTCAAGCGGCCCGATCTCGCGAGCGCCGTTGCCGTGGTGGGCCTGTTCCGCGCCCCCGTCGGCAACACGTGGCGCTTACTTACGCCCCTACCGGCCGCCAACGCCGACCATTGTCACGAGCCGGCTGAAGCCGCCCGACCTCACGTCACGGCCGTTCTCGAAGAGAGCCGCATCAGCACGGGTCCCTGACCGCCGCCCCCACCCTGGTTCCCCATGACCCGCACATTCGCCCGCCAACGCCCCCCAAGCAAGGAGCTCCCGTGAAGGAGGAGGTTCGCCGCGTCGCCTGGACGGAGGGGATGCTCATGTGTCCCCAGCACTTGCAGCAGCAAGATCTCTACCACCAGCGCATGCTCTCGAGCTGGTTCGGAGCGCTCTCGCCGTACAGCTGGGGCGCCGTGTCCGTGCGCATCGACCCTGGTGCCCTCGGCTCGGGTGAACTGAGGCTGCTGTCATTTACGGGCGTGTTGCCTGACGGCACACCGCTGTCCTTCCGCCAGGGCGACCGCGAAGCGCCCGCGGCACGGCCCATCGAGGGGCATTTTCCAGCCGGCCAGCAGGAGCCGCTCGAGATCTTCCTGGGCCTGCCCGTCGAACGCGAGGGGGTGCCGAGCTTCGAGGAAGCAGCGGACGCCCGCGCTCAATTCCCGCCGCGCACCCGCTTTGCCATGGAGACCCGCATGGTGAGGGATCTCGCGTCGGCGGGCCGACCGGTCGAGATCACCTTCGGCACGCCCAACGTCGTCGTGTTGTTCGGCAACGAGCCCCGCGACGATTTCAGCGCCATCAAGGTGGCCGAGGTCACCCGGGACGCGCAAGGAGCGCTCGTCCTG
It encodes the following:
- the tssJ gene encoding type VI secretion system lipoprotein TssJ, which codes for MLGKGFGLFTLALVAAQSFGCAHKPPPAPCTETEPVRVALKARQTLNPDESGQSFPTIVRVYLLKNPSTLEVAGADEVLRHDRDVLASDLLDVQEITVRPGATETLTFKRPDLASAVAVVGLFRAPVGNTWRLLTPLPAANADHCHEPAEAARPHVTAVLEESRISTGP